From one Rosa rugosa chromosome 4, drRosRugo1.1, whole genome shotgun sequence genomic stretch:
- the LOC133744213 gene encoding uncharacterized mitochondrial protein AtMg00810-like, translated as MLACKPADTLVEQNHKLAEYPDQVPTNRERYQRLVGRLLYYLSHTHPDIAYAVSVVSQFMHDLSEDHMNAVYHILSYLKSAPGYTDADWAGCITDRRSTSGYFTFVGGNLVNYMEEQETESSCQI; from the exons ATGCTAGCTTGCAAACCTGCAGATACACTTGTGGAGCAAAATCACAAGTTAGCAGAATATCCTGATCAAGTGCCTACTAATCGAGAGAGATATCAAAGACTAGTTGGCAGACTCCTCTATTATCTCTCTCATACTCATCCTGACATTGCATATGCTGTGAGTGTGGTCAGCCAGTTCATGCATGATCTAAGTGAAGACCACATGAATGCTGTGTACCATATTCTTAGTTAtttgaagtcagctccag GATAcactgatgcagattgggctggatgTATCACTGATAGAAGATCAACCTCAGGATACTTCACATTTGTGGGAGGTAACCTTGTTAATTACATGGAggagcaagaaacagaaagtaGTTGCCAGATCTAG